The genome window catggtcaagatgttaaaatgttcataaatgaccagcatggtcaaataataataatcatagtagttgtcgagggtgcaacaagcacgtccgttTAATCACATGCATTATATATTTGCTCATGTTCTGATTTTTGAATGCATGTCAAGCTATCACAAGGTCATCAGGATGTAGCCTTTCTATCTCTTAAGGGCTTTATTCAATATGTAAaactgaagcgttacagattccgcgatagaaatgtaaaggtagcCTAATTTCCGATTGAGACTACTACGTATGTAGCGTTTACCGTGAATTCAGTCTCCGCtaaagcgggaacattgcctttacatttcaacCACGCTGTAAAGCTGGACTTCCGCAAatcagattgaatagagcccaaaTTATTAGTCACTCACTATTGCAGGTTTACAAAGACCCTCCAGTACAATGACCCTTCAGTGGAAATTCCCATGAAACATACTTGATTCATATAAATACTTCAAGTCTCCCTCAAATGGGAGATAAGAAAGAATCCTACATATTTAGCAAAATAGACTAACCATACTGACACGGAATGAACACTCTCAAAAGTAAGTTATATTTTATGAgatatttataaataaatttgactaGGACACTTAATTAGTGTATTTGTTCTTCTCGATGCAACTTTTTTTTACTTGGAAACAATATTTTGTTAAAATTGGCTGAAGAAAGTCATAATACCTTGGACATATTTTGAGTGGTTGTCACCAGGCAGTTTTATTGTGCATGGCTACTGCGTAGCTCAACGCACTACATTTGGCACGCTCCCCTTTCTTGCATAATGTTCTGCGCGGCGCTGGCTGTATCTCAGTTCAACTTGTTCAGAATCTGTATCGTCATAGAGTCGTTCTGCAGCTGTTTTTTCCTTTCCCACAGTTGTAGGTCTGCTCTGCTGTTTAGCTTTTCTGGTCCGGTCCGCACACATTCCAGAGAAGTCAATGGACGCAAGGAGTTTGGTCGAAAAAATATTAGGCAACATCCCTGTGGTTCACGGGTCCAGTGTCAAAATCACGGTAAGTCTAGTGGACGGCGACATTGCACTGTTCTTACGCGGTGTGTATGGTCtttactgtctgtaatttatcGCATACTTTTATGGGTAAAATTACGCAGCTTTGCATGGTCTTTAATAATGTTCGATTTGAGTTTAAATCACGTTGACCGTTAGATCATGCAAACATTGTGTTGTTTTTGCATAAAACAAACCCTAGCACACGACAGGACATATTTGCGTTGAAGAATGCAAAGCATGTATCTAACAAAGATCAATATCACATTTAGCTGCTGCTGAATTTAGTAAATGCAATCATACCTTGTAGCTGCAGGCAAATTTAGGAAAATATACAAGTAGGTTTAGTTAAATTGCAAAACAAATGCATCTCTTTGTGCGTTTAAACTTGCTGTGGTTTGGTTTTACAACCTGTCGTGACCACTAACACCACAGATTCCAAAAGTGCACTAACCCCAACTTCTCTCTGCTTGATCTGCAGTCAACCCATAGACATACATGTATGCATTACATTGGCTCCAGCTCTATAACCACTCCTCTTCTCCTAGGGCCTGACCCTTGACCCGTCCAGCCAGTCTAGGAACATACCGTACCAGTCCATGGTGACCTCCCTGGGCATCCCCGCTGCACCAGAACTAAAGGCTGTCTGCAGACCCCTAAACCAAATCGACTTCACCCTGGTGAGTGTGTCAGTGCCGGTCGCTGCCGTTTAAGATGGGGAggatgattaaaaaaaatgtatgagcttggccttatttctattacagcgtaTTGGataactgtcattcatattccattcacccagctcaatgtaacatcgataggtttaggctactacatgatacaacaTGTTTTCCCTATTCCCATCATGGTGTTGCTACAACCTATACAACATAGTTGCACAGGTCGAGAGCCGCCTTGCTAGCTAAGCAagtgaaagtttaaaaaaatacaacgaCCCATGGCTCTTTTGCTTcgccttcatttttgaagaaatgaatttgttcaaaactgtccagctattgtctttctctgagtcgactactcaccacattttatacactgcagtggtAGCTAGCTGTAGGTTGTGCTTTCAGTAATCAGTAATTCaatctctgatcctttgattggatggacaacatgtcagttcatgctgcaagagctctgataggtagGAGGAAGTTGTCGTAATTCATGTGTAAGTCtacggaagggggtgagaaccgtgaacctcctaggttttgtattgaagtcaatgtacccagaggaggatggaaactagctgtcctccagctacaccatggtgctccCCTAcaaagtgctgttgaggctactgttgGGTTGTAATTTGAAATACTTGCtgcaccagaagttaatggttatatgTAGGAGCAATGTATATGGTGGAGTCAATTAAGGGTGGATATGAGCTATGAGCTTGGAGAGTTACTAAGTGAGGGAAAAGGCAATCACATGGTTGCGGTTactgataagggtggatagctgtggattagtgaggaatgtgggccgaggtcaggtcagatcacatgaagggagaaggaacagtttattacaCACGTCACTTAACTTCCCGCCTAGCAACCAATATGTCATGTTTAGAGAAAAGGAGGAGACTCTGCCCAAAGTGTGGTGGAAATACTTGTGCTGGTGGGAATATGTCTTTTGTCTTGTCAGCTGTCTGACccattgggtgaataaacttAGTTTGAGCTTTTCCTAGTTGTCTGTTAGGTTCTAAGTAAACAAAGTAAAAACTAACACCACTGTAGACCTTCATCGCTAAACAGTGCATTTtagtcaattatttggtgacgtgaatatattttgtatagttatctaaaaaggatacctTTTAATATTTTACtaatttgtatttttatgaaactcactgaggaggatggtccttcccttcctcctctgaggagcctccactggtgtgtgtgtgtgagagagagagaaggggaaacaATGCTACGGTTCTCctgaatgttgcagatagaatAATAAAGTTGACATGAATAGTTCTGACACGGTTCCTTATTGCGTTGTGTCCTAGCATACTGGCCATGGTCCATTTTAGTTGTCTGACCAGCTGTGCGCTTCCGCCTACAGGAGGTGTGTCTGAGCAGTATGTCTGCGGGGCTGCAGCTGTATCAGGATGTGCTGGGTGTGCTGAAGGAGCGTGTGACCACTGAAAAGGTGACAGGACTCCTGGCTGACATCAGAGACCTGCTGGCCCAGGTCAACAAGGtgagactgacacacacaaactcccTGAGTAATAAAAAGTACACATCTGCACATGCATGCACACTGGCACACGATCAAAGAGGTCCTACACTTATATCGTCACACTTGAGATGTTCGTTTAGGTTAataacctgtatgtgtgtgtttttatgggTTGTTCAGATGCAGAAGCCGGGCCAGATGAGCAGTGTGGCCCAGTATGAGGCCTCAGGACTGGCCTCACGCCTCCCAGGGGACTACGAGGTTCAGGTTGCCACTCACTTTATCCTGTTGCAGCTCCGTGACTTCACACAGAACCTAAAACGCAGCCTGCGCAACGTCGAACACCTGACTTCCAGGCCAGGACAGAGGGACTGAACCTTTTCAGGCCAGGCCAAAGGGGCTGGGCTGCACTCTACAGCAGCAGCAAAACCTGTGCAGACATGGATGGAGGAGCGGAGTGGTGTCGTCCGTGCCAGAAGCCTATTGGACTTCTAAGGCAGCTGCGTAGTGATGTCGCCTGGTTGAAACATATTTAATATCTGTTCGAGCCTGCTTCAGTCTTTATGTCTAATCTGTCAATCAAGGTCAAACGGGACATTCGAAAACATGAAGCAAGCGGAGCACTTTatctgagagagagggacgcTACACAATTGGTTTTGGTTTTGGTGCCATCCCCTGTCTCCCAAGATCTGGTTCTCATCCTATAACTGCAGGTTGCTGGTTCAAGCCTTGTTCTATCTGTTCCCCATCAATTGGTACAATAGCAACTGGTTAAGGACTGAGTGCCTGCGTTTCTTCATCTCTTTCTCCCCATGAGGGTTTTGTTCTTAGCTTGTCCTGCCACTCTACGACACCTCTGATTGCTGTCTCAGAGTTTCCTTGAGAAAGCAACACTGATAGCTGCCAGATAGTGGCAAGTCCCCGCCTGCACTCCCACCAACTCTGATGTGAGATAAACCATGGCCACTGTTTGATTTGTCTGTTGAGTGTCTTAGATACTTAtttatacttaaaaaatatatatttatatttatgaaGTACTGGGATATTTGTTgtgtattttaatttattttgtttgcgtatgcatgtatttatttatttaatgtatttatactgtatgtgttttttttattgattgaTACAGTCATCCCTAGAATAATTTTCTGGTGGGTGTCAAAAGATTTGTATTGTATGTGGTTTGGCAGAGAGGTAAAACAAATGTTATATACCAGGAGCTCTGatctccttccctttgttttatttatttattatatttttttaacagGACGGTAGGAAGTCGGGAGACATGTATAGAACAAACAGTGAGGAAGGATTTTAGACGAATGACCGAGTTGCGATTTGATCCCGTCGCCTCGAAGGCATGTTGTAACGGTTATGACTAGAGGTTATTGTTTCTTGGGGTGCCAgttaggttgtgcctaccagagcaAATATTGCTTTCTCCTTTTTGTTTGTGAGGGAATGAGTCCCGTCTGGTCCGGCAAGTCTACACCAACACAAAGGACACATGTAAAAGTCAGTATGGACATACACTTTTCATAAACCATTAAAACAttggaaataacttcaaaacaactgtTCTTTTGCATTGGTTGTATTACCAACATatattattatgtgtgtgtgtgatcatttaaCAAACAATGAGCTCTGGTTCCTCCAGAAAAGTCCAGTACCTCGGGCCtaaaagagtccagcccggtaaagGAGTTCAGTGAACTCAAttgaccttagtcacgcaatgtttgTCTGTTCATAAAAGTGTAGCTTAAACCCAGTCtcaatcatacaatcaaaataTCAAACTCTTTTACTACACAACCATAAAGAGTATCAAATCTCAGTAGTCTTCAACTACAACTGACCACAAATCAACACGGTATAAATCACAttcaaacaaatgaaataccaAATGCAAAAGAAGTTGTAGTCAGGACAATCCAATCCGCTAACAGATCTCCAGCAGAGAAAGGCCATGACGAAACAGCCGAGACCAACAGATGTGTAGTCCAAAGGAAGAAAtgagtggatccgatcctggtTAAACTTGAGACAAGGCtacaaagcacacttttaaaatacaacaaaacaaacaaagtaAAGAAGCTTTCGGAACTGAGGATTGAACACATCCTCGTTTGCACCACCATCACAACCCCTTTTTTCGCaactgatgctggctatttaattgggaattaaagcgaaagcgccctattggaaggagaagcacagaCGGTTCAGAcaattcagggccgtcacaatGTGTGGTCTGGGAATCGAGAGTGTTACCGCTTGACCAGACTCCAGAACAAGAGGGTTTTTAGTCAATATAGTCACCCCTAGAGTAATTTCCTGGTAGGTGTCCGTGTCAAGAGGTGTGTCATCCCCTGTTTAGGAAGTTAAATTTTGTTTTCCATTTTCTATTTCCACTTTTACAGCTGCTTATTTTCTAGTTGGTATGTATACTTAGTTCAAACATCTGCTgctgattttattattttgttttttatatcattctatagatgataatgttaatttattttaattgaataggttaatttatatttattttattcattcatgttaagagaattttccattcaagaattttaccattaaaattacatttagactgtaaaagatggcatttagcacatttcttatagagggtatcagtcttgcatcaaatagtgaattccactgtatgcagaatgttgcatgcatgtctgcacagtgttatattttcacagctcactgtcagtaaatatcatacagtaaatattggactacaagagagttgcaagcctgcaaaggtagagttatttaaagctttgaatgggtcgattgggttctggaggtgtgTGGTTACAGCAATTGCGCAGGGTTGGTGCAGCCTGCGGTGTTGGGGCCCAATGTGATATCTTTTCATGGAGCCCAAAATCCCTGGCGGTGCCCCTGGCCGTAAGGCTCTACAGAGAGTTGTCAAGACTGACCAGTCCATCACTGGGGGCGAGCTCCCAGCCCTACAGGACATTTACACCAGGTGGTCAGTCAATCAAtaacatgtatttataaagccctttttacaccagcctaaaaccccaaacagcaagaaatgcagaTGAAGCACtgtggttaggaaaaactcccaagaaaggcaggaacctaggaagaagcctagagaagaaccaggctctgaggggtggccagtcctcatctggctgtgccgggtggagattataagagtacatggccatttaaggccagattcTTCTTCAAGATGTACATACATTcaaagatgaccagcagggttaaataataatcagtggttgtagagggtgtaacaggtcagtacctcaggagtaaatgtcagctggcttttcatagccgagcattcagaggtcgacaCAGCAGGtgcggtggagagagagagtcaaacagcaggtccgggacaaggtagcacgtccggtgaacaggtcagggttccctatccgcaggcagaacagttgaaactggagcagcagtacgaccaggtagactggggacagccaagagtcatcaggccaggtagtcctgaagcatgatcctagggctcaggtcctccgggaggggggGGGAAgggaattagagggagcatacttgaattcacacaggacaccagataagacaggagaattacaccagatataacagactgaccctagccacacggcacatagactattgcagcatagatactggagactgaggcAGGTGGTGTCTGAGGAAGGCCCAGAAGATTtccaaagacttcagccaccaaAGCCATGGACTGTTTTCTCCCTTACTGTCTGGCAGGTGGTCTCAGAGCATTAGGGCCaggaccaacaggctcagagacagtttctaccTGCAGGCTATAAGACAGTTGAACAGCTAACCCCTGGCTGTCCTTAAGGCTATTTGCACAGATTATTTGCACTGACTCTGCATTCCCACATCAAACACAAATTCACTCACgcatgtacacacgcacacacacacacacacacacacacacacacacacacacacacacacacccacccacaccactGCTGCCTCTATGTATTTTAATATACCTctcttgagattcttcaaagtagccaccctttgccttgatgacagatttgcacactttgactatctcatgaagctggttgagaaaatgccaagagtgtgcaaagctgtcatcaaggcaaagggtggctactttgaagaatctcaaatttaaaatatattttgaattaacacttttttggttcctacatgattccatgtgtgttatttcatagttttgattagTTTAGGAggtaggttaaagggttaaggttagggttaggtgaagggttagctaaaaggggtaaggttagggttagggttagctaacatactcagtagttgcaaagtagctaaaaagtaataAATTGTTGAAAAGTTAATAATGAGCTAAAATGCTAAATTTGTCCATGATGATATTCTAattcacaacctttgggttgctagacgttcgcgttATACGCCCGACCAACCACCATactaagtaaccatctgtcttatgtaaccatatcaAACTTGGTTTTacataaagaataatacaaaaGGCTCCGAGAACAGGTTGTCTTTCCACTGCTAGTCCTGTCTTTCTTTGGCTGGACTACTGGCTCTttctcctcttccatctctctcctgtTGATATTTCAAATCGAACTGCTTTTCATCCGATTTGGGAAGGATGCAAAAAAAGGGTATATTTGCTAAAACATGTACGACCAGTACAAACCCGTTTGAACTGCACCCTGAATTCGAGGATTGCAGGTGTCATAAAGTCATAACGATAATGGCCTCCTGCACCTGATAGGCTAGGTGCTATTCTATACTGCAACCACTGTAGATAGCTTATtattaatagtaataatatatataggACTAATATGTCTATCAATATCAGATGTTATGTTAACTTTTGAAATCCCAGGCCTacatgtatttcaaggactaagCCTACCTTATTGTCATCCATAATTGATCACTTGAAGTTCTCATCCACGTCTGTCTCAGCTACATGGAAGAACACTAATGACGACTGATGAAAAGTAACAGACTTTATAACGGTATTACATCATGCAACCTAATGTTGTGCATGACCGCAAGGTAGTTTTGCTCCTGAAGAGCGTGGGGGCTGGGAATAACATGGGGGGCAAGGATATAGGCATGGTGCTGTGACTGTAAGAGCAATAATTCAAGGATGTGTTGGCTATGTTCCTTGTGATACCTTTAGGCCAACTATTATCCTAAAGCTCCTATAAGACACTTCGAAAAGGATCCACTATGAGGAAATCATTTTAACTATTACAGACTACCAAGGGAAACCCAGaagtgagctgcccagtgacaccagCCTAACacacgagctaaatgccttttatgatcttagctcgcttcgaggcaagcaacactgaagcatgcacgagagcaccagctgttctggatgactgtgataacgctctcggtagccgatgtgaacaaaacctttaaaaaacaggtcaacattcacaaagccgctgggccagacggattaccaggacgtgtactcaaagcatgcacggaccaactgtcaagtgtcttcactgacatttttaacctctccctgaccgagtctgtaatacctacatgtttcaagcagaccaccatagtccctgtgcccaaggaagcgaaggtaacctgcctaaatgataaCCACAATgtggcactcacatcggtagccatgaagtgcattgaaaggctggtcatggctcacatcaacagcatcctcccagaccctcttgacccactccaattcgcataccgccccaacagatccacagatgacgcaatctcaatcgcactccacaccgccctttctcacctggacaaaaggcacacctatgtgagaatgctgttcatcaactacagctcagcattcaacaccatagtgcccacgaagctcatcactaagctaaggaccctgggactaaatacctccctctgcaactggatcctggacttcctgacgggccgcccccagttggTAATAGTAGGCAACAATATGTCTgccgcgctgatcctcaacactggggcccctcaggggtgcgtccttagtcccctcctgtattcccttttcacccatgactgtgtggccaaacacaactccaacaccatcaataagtttgctgacgacacaacagtcgatgtgatcaccgacaacaatggggcggcccgtcaggaagtactggcagtgtggtgcccggacgacaacctctccctcaatgtgagcaagacaaaggagctgatcgtggactacaggaaaaggcgggccgaacagggcctcattaacattgacagggctgttgtggagcgggtcgagagtttcaagttccttggtgtccacatcaccaacgaactatcatggtccaaacataccaagacagtcgtgaagagggcacgacaaaacctttcccccctcaggttaccgaaaagatttggcatgggccctcaaaaggttctacagctgcaccatcgagagcatcctgaccggttgcatcatcgcctggtatggcaactgctcggcatctgaccgtaaggcgctacagagggtagtgcgaacggcccagtacatcaccggggccaagcttcctgccatccaggacctatatagtaggcggtgtcagaggaaagcccataaaattgtcagagactccagtcacccaagttagactgttttctctgctactgcacgacaagcggtactggagcaccaagtctaagaccaaaaggctcctcaacagcttctacccccaagccattagactgctgaacaattcataaaaatcgccaccggacaatttacaatTGTACACTGCTTCTActagctgtttgtttgttacctatgcatagtcacttcgcccccacctacatgtacatattacctcaactagcctgtacacTGACtttgtaccggtgccccctgtatataccctcgttattgttattcttgtgttacttttaattattactttttattttagcctacttggtaaatattttcctcttgaactgcactgttggttaagggtttgtaagtaagccttTCAAAATTTTAAAACAGACACTAACATTAATATACCTTTCATTCACGAAAATGATACCCCTTTCAGTGATGTATTGCAGGTGCAACTGGTTATAAACACAAAACAAGCCAACATGACCCTTGAGCTCTTGTTCAACACATCTGCATTTATTAACAATGACAGAAAATTATGTGAGAGACAAACATGATGAATTTCTGGACTTTTCCCCTCTTACTCATTGTGTTTGCAAACCACAAGgcaatgatttaaaaaaaatacaaaaaggaaTGTAACCAGTTTCCTTCCCCTCAGAGGAGGGCAAACCTATTACACTGTACTAATGGGCCAAGGTCAATAATGCAAGAGTCTCTAGTATGAAGCAGAGATCCAGAATGCGTTTCCAACAGCATTTGTCTGGTATATTGAATCTCATGCCCTCAGAGTAATGACAAAGTGTACAATGGAATGTTAAAAGATGAGAGAAACCATGCAATTGTTCTGGTCCAGATCATAATATAGAGCTCCTGTTTCATGGCCTCATTGGCGTGGTTTCCTATTCTGAAGTAAAGATATGAACATGCATTTCCCAGCATATGTACTGTATTCTGATACTGCCTCGAGGGGTACTATCAGAACTGGAATCACAATGATGCTAAATGTGTCAAATTCAAGGATCCACTTCAGTAAATAACATCTCTTTTTCACCCAGACATTTCCATTGGTCAACTATCCCATTTCTGACATGTTTCTCATGGTTGTAACTTTACTGACAGCATAGCTAGCCAAGGAATGTTATTTTGTGAACATTTTTAATTTAGTCTAGTTTGTAGTTAAATGATACAtgtccagtgtctgcctgccatcTGAGAGGAGAAGTGATGTGATGAAGACTTTACAGGCAAGTCCCTTGGTTAGGTCCATTTGACAGTCATACATTAACAGACATCGTATCTATCCGAATGTGTTCTATGCAGTTCTCTTTCTTTTGGTTAGTAAAGGTCAACAGTTTTGATTCACAACTGTAGGCAAGGTATTCACTATGAAGATTGACTTAAAAAGGTAAACATATACCGCATATAGCCAAGAGGAAAGCGCAAGGTAGCAATAATACCATTGGGGACAGTGGATTAAAGGTCTTGAGATGAGAGAGGCACTGCTTATATCTAAGGTGGACCGTGTGTGTTCCATACTGGCACACTCACTATGTTACGATCAGCAACCTATACAAGCATACTGTATGGAGTTAGTAGGCCAATGATGGTTCAATGtcatacaagacaaacacacaaaaagtcatttttttgaatgtttttcctttttcctaaaaaaggtc of Salmo trutta chromosome 1, fSalTru1.1, whole genome shotgun sequence contains these proteins:
- the LOC115196758 gene encoding uncharacterized protein LOC115196758 isoform X1; the encoded protein is MNTLKIVGLLCCLAFLVRSAHIPEKSMDARSLVEKILGNIPVVHGSSVKITGLTLDPSSQSRNIPYQSMVTSLGIPAAPELKAVCRPLNQIDFTLEVCLSSMSAGLQLYQDVLGVLKERVTTEKVTGLLADIRDLLAQVNKMQKPGQMSSVAQYEASGLASRLPGDYEVQVATHFILLQLRDFTQNLKRSLRNVEHLTSRPGQRD
- the LOC115196758 gene encoding uncharacterized protein LOC115196758 isoform X2; this translates as MDARSLVEKILGNIPVVHGSSVKITGLTLDPSSQSRNIPYQSMVTSLGIPAAPELKAVCRPLNQIDFTLEVCLSSMSAGLQLYQDVLGVLKERVTTEKVTGLLADIRDLLAQVNKMQKPGQMSSVAQYEASGLASRLPGDYEVQVATHFILLQLRDFTQNLKRSLRNVEHLTSRPGQRD